A genome region from Rickettsiales endosymbiont of Stachyamoeba lipophora includes the following:
- a CDS encoding PAS-domain containing protein, with product MDTILTYHYLIELGIVFSFLLFLYINKLFQLKRLKTDFFKFQQIYEDIPNNPKCAFIYYQSTLKKLSCSPTFIKLFNLQEAPESLAQLSELNADEIIGQIFNFCKKEIAKLEQEQFQYQPTTDKLQIENEYYQFSPQLVNQQYKPDLIIWLINITDIHNELLIKANELEATKELLTEHSQIFNHLKIPMWYQQNNGYRTNKAFQELFETYNVEDFIRSPNKRVSTNIDGARRVFEIANINNKTNYGYALDITEIEHLRNEIKSHNQAYTEFLRSSSSAIAVYSDNMKLSNWNQAFSRLWGLEEQFLNQKPSYSEILEKLRQKRKLPEQLNFKEFKQQQIELFSNITETHNEFFYLPNNQIIRVVAIPHTYGGLLFAYEDISDRLALERSYNTIIDVLNTTFDNIHEAIAVFEQNGKLTIYNATFAKIWKLDKTLLSSNPHFKVINQSALPAVKSEQLIETLNRNISTTLELRKYTNHRFRIFDDTYIDRTVVPLPDGSVLVTDLDITDSTMMEQTLREANNALNQAHRIKNNFLANISYELRSPLTNIMGYTEILAEYYTPNKAQKEYLNNILYSTNYLIRLVDQIIDIGAINAGFAQLKYNNFNIIEAVQSIADNVNDHLQNFNQTMVTIKPASNHIALEADEIRIKQIIFNLLTNNNRNFSKNMLIYIDTEEDYLSIKFSNYFKFSSFDNLSLVINSSANLNEIDKHLPLSDNLGLGICKKFIDLHHGSIMLEQTNKNFVDLKLVLPLSSQAVESA from the coding sequence ATGGATACAATATTAACCTATCACTATTTAATTGAATTAGGGATTGTATTCTCTTTTTTACTTTTTCTGTATATCAATAAATTATTCCAACTTAAACGGCTAAAGACCGATTTTTTTAAATTCCAACAAATCTACGAAGATATACCAAACAATCCCAAATGTGCTTTTATATATTACCAAAGTACCTTAAAAAAACTTTCTTGCTCACCCACTTTTATTAAACTATTTAATCTTCAAGAAGCACCGGAAAGTTTAGCACAATTAAGTGAGCTTAATGCCGATGAGATCATAGGGCAGATATTCAATTTTTGCAAAAAAGAAATAGCTAAATTAGAACAAGAACAATTTCAATATCAGCCTACAACTGATAAGTTACAAATAGAAAATGAATATTATCAATTTTCACCACAGCTAGTAAATCAACAATACAAACCTGACTTAATTATTTGGCTGATTAATATTACTGATATCCATAATGAGTTATTAATAAAAGCTAATGAGCTTGAAGCTACCAAAGAACTTTTAACAGAACATAGCCAGATTTTTAATCATTTAAAAATCCCCATGTGGTATCAGCAGAATAATGGTTATAGAACCAATAAAGCTTTCCAGGAACTATTTGAAACCTATAATGTTGAGGATTTCATCCGCTCTCCTAATAAACGAGTTAGCACTAACATTGATGGAGCAAGAAGAGTATTTGAGATTGCCAATATAAATAACAAAACAAACTACGGATATGCACTAGATATTACAGAGATTGAGCACCTGAGAAATGAGATAAAAAGCCATAATCAAGCTTATACAGAATTTCTACGCAGCTCATCTAGCGCTATTGCCGTATACTCAGACAACATGAAATTATCTAACTGGAATCAAGCCTTTAGCAGGTTATGGGGCTTAGAAGAACAATTTCTTAATCAAAAACCAAGCTATAGCGAGATATTAGAAAAATTACGTCAAAAACGTAAGCTTCCAGAGCAGCTTAACTTTAAAGAATTTAAACAGCAACAAATCGAGCTATTTTCAAATATTACCGAAACTCATAATGAGTTCTTCTATTTACCAAATAACCAAATTATCCGAGTGGTAGCCATACCTCATACTTATGGAGGGCTGCTTTTTGCATATGAAGACATTTCTGACCGCTTAGCGCTTGAAAGATCTTATAATACTATTATTGATGTTTTGAATACAACCTTTGATAATATCCATGAAGCTATAGCGGTATTCGAACAGAACGGAAAGCTTACAATTTACAACGCAACTTTTGCAAAAATATGGAAGCTTGATAAAACATTGCTTTCCAGCAATCCTCACTTTAAGGTAATAAATCAATCGGCATTACCCGCGGTCAAATCAGAACAATTAATCGAAACATTAAATAGAAATATTTCTACAACACTGGAACTTAGAAAATATACTAATCACCGTTTTAGAATTTTTGATGATACTTATATTGATCGTACTGTAGTTCCCTTGCCTGACGGATCAGTATTGGTAACCGATTTAGATATAACCGATTCTACCATGATGGAACAGACATTACGTGAAGCTAACAATGCGCTTAACCAAGCTCACCGTATTAAAAATAATTTCTTGGCAAATATTTCTTATGAACTTCGTTCACCTCTTACCAACATTATGGGTTACACCGAGATATTAGCAGAATACTATACTCCTAATAAAGCCCAAAAAGAATATTTAAATAACATTCTTTATTCTACCAATTATCTTATACGGCTTGTAGATCAAATAATTGATATAGGAGCCATTAATGCTGGCTTTGCTCAATTAAAATATAACAACTTTAATATTATAGAAGCAGTACAATCAATTGCCGATAATGTTAATGATCATTTGCAAAATTTTAATCAAACCATGGTTACTATCAAACCCGCTAGTAACCATATTGCATTAGAAGCTGATGAGATTAGAATTAAACAGATTATTTTTAATTTATTAACCAACAACAATCGTAATTTTAGTAAAAATATGTTAATTTACATTGATACGGAAGAAGATTATTTATCTATAAAATTTAGTAATTATTTTAAATTTAGCAGCTTCGATAATCTTTCCTTAGTGATTAACAGCTCAGCTAACCTAAATGAAATTGATAAACATTTACCTTTATCAGATAATTTAGGGTTGGGCATTTGCAAAAAATTTATAGATTTGCATCACGGCTCGATTATGTTGGAACAAACCAATAAAAACTTTGTTGATTTAAAATTAGTCTTACCTCTCAGCAGCCAAGCAGTCGAATCAGCATGA